In Clostridium sp. JN-1, one genomic interval encodes:
- a CDS encoding HD-GYP domain-containing protein, with protein MRLESINRIKVGDVLAKNILTNNGQVLLRTGVKLNQLYIDKLKKLGVFYIYVYDDRLDDIIAEDSRLMSLKQSSIKSMNRIMKNIHDCNGRDLKKSLATVESLIDYILEDADVNSSLYDIQTYDNYTYVHSLDTCIMATFLGISCNYTGWDLKKLGIGAVLHDVGKTEVPINVLNKSDKLTDEEFNEIKKHPIYGVDILKKFISIPDSVIKVVGQHHERVDGKGYPYGLTDLQITNFAKIVCICDVYDAVSNDRCYRKKFSPNDAYELILAGSGVSFDDKIVQNFKNTFSVYPLGCCVRLSNGKEGYVVRQNKGFPDRPVVRVLYDAETMIPIPIYEIDLIENTNIVISEVVI; from the coding sequence ATGAGACTTGAATCTATAAATAGGATAAAAGTAGGAGATGTACTTGCTAAAAATATTTTAACTAATAATGGACAAGTTCTTTTAAGAACAGGTGTTAAGTTAAATCAATTATATATAGATAAACTAAAAAAATTAGGAGTATTTTATATCTATGTATATGATGATAGATTAGATGATATAATTGCAGAAGACAGCAGACTCATGAGTTTAAAGCAAAGTTCAATAAAAAGTATGAATAGAATAATGAAAAATATTCACGATTGTAATGGCAGAGATCTTAAAAAATCATTAGCTACTGTAGAGAGTTTAATAGATTATATATTAGAAGACGCTGATGTAAACAGCAGTTTATATGATATACAGACATATGATAATTATACATATGTACATTCTTTGGATACCTGCATAATGGCTACTTTTTTGGGGATATCATGCAATTATACTGGATGGGATTTAAAAAAACTTGGAATTGGTGCTGTACTTCATGATGTAGGTAAAACAGAGGTTCCTATAAATGTTCTTAATAAAAGTGATAAATTAACTGATGAAGAATTTAATGAAATAAAGAAACACCCAATATATGGTGTTGATATATTAAAGAAATTTATTTCAATACCTGATTCGGTAATCAAAGTTGTTGGTCAGCATCATGAAAGAGTAGATGGAAAGGGCTATCCGTATGGCCTAACTGATCTTCAAATAACCAACTTTGCTAAAATTGTATGTATATGTGATGTATATGATGCTGTGAGCAATGATAGATGCTATAGGAAAAAGTTTAGTCCTAATGATGCATATGAATTAATACTTGCTGGAAGCGGTGTGAGTTTTGATGATAAGATAGTTCAAAATTTTAAGAATACTTTTTCAGTGTATCCACTTGGCTGCTGCGTAAGACTGTCAAATGGGAAAGAAGGTTACGTTGTAAGACAGAACAAAGGATTTCCAGATAGACCAGTTGTGAGAGTATTATATGATGCAGAGACGATGATACCAATACCCATTTATGAAATAGATTTAATAGAGAATACTAATATTGTTATAAGTGAGGTAGTTATTTGA
- a CDS encoding type II toxin-antitoxin system PemK/MazF family toxin yields MGSIRGMDNMGLEKYIKDTKRIAEKLLNEYVDLNNKKIVSSEQIHDLRKRAYNIKEIYEYIHWANNKIYINDSVPESLCRIPKRGEIWTCQLGKNIGSEENKIRPVIIVQNDTGNEKSPTTIIVPISNRPKKIATHIELRNSDYKLVEGEKNKVTGTILCEQIKVVSKARLGRHVATLKSNFVENILNSKLKVSLEL; encoded by the coding sequence ATTGGTTCGATCAGGGGTATGGATAATATGGGATTAGAAAAGTACATCAAAGATACGAAGAGAATAGCGGAAAAACTATTAAATGAATATGTTGACCTAAACAACAAGAAAATTGTAAGCAGCGAACAAATTCATGACTTGAGGAAGAGGGCTTATAATATTAAGGAAATTTATGAATATATACATTGGGCAAATAATAAAATATATATTAATGACAGTGTTCCCGAAAGTCTCTGTAGAATACCAAAACGGGGGGAAATCTGGACGTGCCAACTTGGAAAAAATATTGGGTCTGAGGAAAATAAGATTAGACCTGTGATAATTGTTCAAAATGATACTGGAAATGAAAAAAGTCCTACGACAATAATAGTTCCAATATCAAATAGACCTAAGAAGATAGCTACACATATTGAACTTAGAAATAGTGATTATAAGTTAGTTGAAGGTGAAAAAAATAAAGTTACTGGTACAATTTTATGTGAACAAATTAAAGTTGTATCAAAGGCAAGATTGGGAAGACACGTAGCTACTTTAAAAAGTAACTTTGTGGAGAATATTCTAAATTCAAAATTAAAAGTATCACTTGAATTATAA
- a CDS encoding manganese efflux pump translates to MNFYSLLLIALALSLDAFGVALAIGLNNSVTVKDKLLFIFSFGFFQFLFSFLGSYIGVLFNKYITSVPEIVGGTLIVIVGLMMLKEGFEKKSECILIKPEMFVILGVSVSIDAAVIGFTIFNNIASNFIVLKYTLFIGIVTLVMSSIAFLIAKFLKRIEILSEYADYVGGAILILFGIKMIFL, encoded by the coding sequence GTGAATTTTTATTCATTACTTTTAATTGCATTAGCCCTTTCCTTGGATGCTTTTGGAGTAGCTTTAGCTATAGGCTTAAATAACAGCGTAACTGTAAAAGATAAACTTCTTTTTATTTTTTCTTTTGGCTTTTTTCAGTTTTTGTTCTCATTTTTAGGGTCTTATATAGGTGTATTATTTAACAAATACATAACCTCTGTACCAGAGATCGTAGGAGGAACCTTAATAGTTATAGTTGGACTCATGATGCTAAAAGAAGGATTTGAAAAGAAAAGTGAATGTATTTTAATAAAACCAGAGATGTTTGTTATACTTGGAGTATCAGTAAGCATAGATGCAGCAGTTATAGGCTTTACGATATTTAATAATATAGCAAGTAATTTTATTGTATTAAAATATACATTATTTATAGGAATTGTTACATTAGTTATGTCTAGTATTGCATTTTTAATTGCAAAATTTTTAAAACGTATTGAAATATTGAGTGAGTATGCAGATTATGTAGGAGGGGCGATACTTATTCTATTTGGTATCAAGATGATATTCTTGTAA
- a CDS encoding WG repeat-containing protein: MKLKRYFKVILIFSIFCSTLLFYSNSHIAFANDDIKCLDVNSSDSFNSMSSFQYGLLKIEKNGLYGLADSTGKVIIKPQFISIDNFNNGIARVKKGSKYGFIDKTGKVIVEPEFDNMYDFKEGIAQVSINSKWGFIDDSGKIIVSPQFDNVYDFEDGTAKIMKDGKYGFVDKKGNVIITPKFDDACDFNNGIAPVKKDGNWGVTDKSGNFKVLQFDRMKSFQDKIAPVEKDGRWGLADDTGKVILEPQFDNVYFLNKNLLVVSRNNKYGVVDRTGKTILDIDYTSITSTNSGSFIVVKDGLSGIIDSTGKIVVSPKFDHISDYYEGKAIVTYSGRDYFINETGKINYKSKVKTIYSFQDGLARVFDGSKYGFINRKGQTVIEPRFDYASDFNEGTTVVKINDKWGIIDRLGNTVVECKYDYASNFEDGAAVVKKDDIYTILTNTNMSSSWNNEKVDSNKGWKITFNRPVNLGKSTDSDDDDNYGDDIVDNVSVKNSMGIEMNVSLSCPDSRTIIIKPPYSGYIQGKDYTITILDGIKSKDGKTLNPKVIKKNFTISDN; encoded by the coding sequence ATGAAGCTAAAAAGGTATTTTAAAGTTATTTTAATTTTTTCTATCTTTTGTTCTACCCTACTTTTTTATAGTAATTCACATATTGCATTTGCAAATGATGATATTAAATGTTTAGATGTTAATTCAAGTGACTCATTTAATAGTATGTCTAGTTTTCAATATGGATTACTAAAAATAGAGAAGAATGGACTTTATGGATTAGCTGATAGTACTGGAAAGGTTATAATAAAGCCTCAATTTATATCTATAGATAACTTTAATAATGGAATTGCAAGAGTAAAAAAGGGTTCAAAATATGGTTTTATAGATAAAACAGGTAAAGTCATAGTAGAACCTGAGTTTGATAATATGTATGACTTTAAAGAAGGAATTGCACAAGTTAGTATTAATTCAAAATGGGGATTTATAGATGACAGCGGTAAGATTATAGTATCTCCTCAATTTGATAATGTATATGATTTTGAGGACGGCACGGCTAAAATAATGAAAGATGGTAAGTACGGTTTTGTAGATAAAAAAGGTAATGTAATTATAACACCTAAGTTTGATGATGCATGTGATTTCAATAATGGTATAGCACCTGTTAAAAAAGATGGAAATTGGGGAGTTACTGATAAATCCGGAAATTTTAAAGTTCTGCAATTTGATAGAATGAAGTCATTTCAAGACAAAATTGCACCTGTGGAGAAAGATGGAAGATGGGGTCTTGCAGATGATACGGGAAAAGTTATATTAGAGCCTCAATTTGACAATGTATATTTTTTAAATAAAAATCTACTAGTAGTTTCAAGAAATAATAAATATGGTGTTGTAGATAGGACAGGTAAGACAATTTTAGATATAGATTATACTAGTATAACTTCTACAAATAGCGGTTCATTTATAGTTGTTAAAGATGGATTAAGTGGTATTATAGATAGTACAGGCAAAATTGTAGTATCACCTAAATTTGATCATATATCGGATTACTATGAAGGAAAAGCAATTGTAACATATAGTGGAAGAGATTATTTCATAAATGAAACAGGAAAAATCAATTATAAATCTAAAGTTAAAACCATATATTCTTTCCAAGATGGACTTGCCAGAGTATTTGATGGATCAAAGTATGGATTTATAAATAGAAAAGGTCAAACTGTAATTGAACCAAGGTTTGATTATGCATCTGACTTTAACGAAGGTACGACTGTAGTGAAGATAAATGACAAATGGGGAATCATAGATAGACTTGGAAATACTGTTGTTGAGTGTAAATATGATTATGCATCTAATTTTGAAGATGGAGCTGCTGTAGTTAAAAAAGATGATATTTATACTATACTAACTAATACAAATATGAGTTCATCATGGAATAATGAAAAAGTTGATTCCAATAAAGGGTGGAAAATAACATTCAATAGACCAGTAAATCTCGGCAAAAGTACTGACAGCGATGATGATGATAATTACGGTGATGATATAGTAGATAATGTGAGTGTTAAAAATAGTATGGGAATTGAGATGAATGTATCTTTAAGCTGTCCAGATTCCAGGACTATAATCATAAAACCGCCTTATTCTGGATACATTCAAGGAAAGGATTATACTATCACTATATTAGATGGTATAAAGTCTAAAGATGGAAAAACCTTAAATCCAAAAGTTATAAAAAAGAATTTTACTATAAGTGACAACTAA
- a CDS encoding SLAP domain-containing protein, producing the protein MVKKVQKTKTSSAKRDAKAEVPTVLSLVEHDQVVMSDVQKEILTDEIEKLPPIKEGELNVSGIYAYDLGDKLEVKAYIRNGYSRSIALKYIPFMLLNSKDEKLAYQMFNLEELGEIPSGAARPVKLYFEKKNVYVDKISLDDWKIAFDARLKVLKKVKVSYQDLPIIDLNSRMVFESFLDELPDLNEGEFSISKFSIGIEKNGNIIVTVIMRNATAKPIKLEEMPVSVKDQNGNVVKSNLFQLNDFVVNPLKAKVCNFAFPTKIRLQENIALDDWDISFKLEELAKTPENA; encoded by the coding sequence ATGGTAAAGAAAGTACAAAAAACAAAGACAAGCAGTGCTAAGAGAGATGCAAAGGCAGAGGTTCCAACAGTTCTCTCACTTGTGGAACATGATCAAGTTGTAATGTCTGATGTTCAAAAAGAAATATTAACAGATGAGATAGAAAAACTTCCTCCTATAAAAGAAGGAGAGTTAAATGTATCCGGCATCTATGCTTATGACTTAGGAGATAAATTAGAGGTTAAGGCTTATATAAGAAATGGATATTCCAGAAGTATTGCTTTAAAATACATACCATTTATGTTATTAAATTCTAAGGATGAAAAACTAGCTTATCAGATGTTTAATCTAGAAGAGTTAGGAGAAATTCCATCTGGTGCAGCAAGACCAGTAAAACTTTACTTTGAAAAAAAGAATGTTTATGTAGACAAGATTTCTTTAGATGATTGGAAAATAGCTTTTGATGCAAGATTAAAAGTTCTTAAAAAGGTTAAAGTATCTTATCAAGATTTGCCAATAATAGATTTAAACAGCAGAATGGTATTTGAAAGCTTTTTGGATGAGCTTCCTGACTTAAATGAAGGGGAATTTAGCATTTCTAAATTTAGCATTGGAATCGAGAAAAATGGTAATATAATAGTTACAGTTATAATGAGAAATGCAACAGCTAAACCAATTAAGTTGGAAGAGATGCCTGTTAGTGTAAAAGATCAAAATGGGAATGTAGTAAAATCCAATTTATTTCAACTTAATGATTTTGTAGTTAATCCACTTAAAGCAAAAGTATGTAATTTTGCATTTCCTACTAAAATTAGATTACAAGAAAATATAGCATTAGATGATTGGGATATTTCTTTTAAATTAGAAGAATTAGCGAAAACTCCAGAAAATGCATAA
- a CDS encoding endospore germination permease encodes MKIENGVISSSQLMFLIIGLFQGSALTASFIVEVVKQNMLIIAVISAILMIPLFLIFIYLGTKFYGKNLIEINDIVYGKYIGKVISLLYINFFGLIVFSNFRYTSDFFTTYMFEKTNMIVFIFGIAFVSMYAVRNGIETIARITPIIAISTICVIIFITIATIKDASLKNFLPFLQINLKDAVQGISFMLSITFGELISLLMIFPCVGSSKNKIKKYSYIGYVIGTMFLLMGIIRNTAVLGNIASIHRIPSYQIARILRIGEIITRAEVLIAMVLFFDTFVKVCIMYYAAVLGIAQLFKLRSYKPLVLPIGIVGIIQAFFASTSNADYSYLLSSIYPIYGIIFVVIIPIISLTIILIRKLFCKSLV; translated from the coding sequence ATGAAAATTGAAAATGGTGTTATATCAAGTTCACAATTAATGTTTCTAATTATTGGATTATTTCAAGGATCTGCACTTACAGCATCTTTTATAGTTGAAGTTGTAAAACAAAATATGTTAATCATTGCAGTAATAAGTGCTATTTTGATGATACCATTATTTTTAATCTTTATATATTTAGGAACAAAATTTTATGGTAAAAATTTAATAGAAATAAATGATATAGTATACGGCAAGTATATCGGAAAAGTTATTTCGCTTTTATATATAAATTTTTTTGGGCTTATAGTATTTTCAAACTTTAGATATACGTCCGACTTTTTTACTACATATATGTTTGAAAAAACAAACATGATAGTATTCATATTTGGCATTGCATTTGTTTCAATGTATGCAGTAAGAAATGGAATAGAGACTATAGCAAGAATTACTCCTATTATTGCAATATCAACTATTTGCGTTATTATATTTATTACAATAGCTACAATAAAAGATGCTAGTTTAAAAAACTTTCTACCATTTTTGCAAATCAACTTAAAGGATGCTGTACAGGGTATAAGCTTTATGTTGAGTATCACATTTGGTGAATTAATTTCATTACTTATGATATTTCCATGTGTAGGCAGCTCCAAAAATAAAATTAAAAAATATAGTTATATCGGATATGTAATAGGTACAATGTTCCTACTTATGGGTATTATAAGAAATACGGCTGTACTTGGAAATATTGCAAGTATACATAGAATTCCAAGTTATCAAATTGCTAGGATTTTAAGAATAGGGGAAATCATAACAAGGGCTGAAGTTTTAATTGCAATGGTTTTATTTTTTGACACGTTTGTAAAGGTATGTATTATGTATTATGCGGCTGTCTTAGGTATAGCACAATTGTTTAAATTAAGATCTTATAAGCCGCTTGTTCTCCCAATTGGAATTGTAGGTATAATACAGGCATTTTTTGCAAGTACTTCTAATGCAGATTATTCATATTTACTTTCCAGCATATACCCCATATATGGCATTATCTTTGTAGTCATAATTCCCATTATTTCCTTAACTATAATACTGATTAGAAAATTATTTTGTAAAAGTTTAGTGTAA
- a CDS encoding DUF1232 domain-containing protein produces the protein MKVSAAKFILTGQDILEIINDFVKIDDLKIDSIEIQEIITIKGSYNMKLIVPFQAKIGIGSIYGNIINLKIFSINVSKIGMLSSFKNMFLKKLLNDYADYGVELKKDTLTVNLDLIYKLIPYLNLNLRQITIVKDKLEIDAQNIVYDPNKPTEAFKKKANKSLLKNKYREKREQILNKVPNSYEDIIQYAMFIPDITILLWKLFKDKRVKSTIKIMLAGAVAYLASPIDIFPDFIPFIGQIDDVVIIFFILNCIINEIPQKIILENWEGKENIILLTKQFINNASKIIGTQNVSKLLSSVKSLFKKRG, from the coding sequence ATGAAGGTTTCGGCTGCTAAATTTATTTTAACCGGACAGGATATACTTGAAATTATAAACGATTTTGTAAAGATAGATGATCTTAAAATAGATAGTATAGAAATACAAGAGATAATAACTATAAAAGGAAGCTATAATATGAAACTTATAGTTCCATTTCAAGCTAAAATAGGAATAGGCAGTATATATGGTAATATAATTAATTTAAAAATATTTAGCATAAATGTTTCAAAAATAGGTATGCTCAGCAGTTTTAAAAATATGTTTTTGAAAAAGCTGTTAAATGATTATGCTGACTATGGGGTAGAACTAAAAAAAGATACTTTAACTGTCAACTTGGATTTAATATACAAGTTGATTCCATACTTGAACTTAAACTTAAGACAAATAACAATTGTAAAAGACAAATTGGAAATAGATGCTCAAAATATAGTCTATGATCCAAATAAACCTACAGAGGCTTTTAAAAAAAAAGCAAATAAATCTTTATTAAAAAACAAATATAGAGAGAAAAGAGAACAAATTTTAAATAAGGTTCCAAACAGTTATGAAGATATAATACAATATGCAATGTTTATTCCCGATATAACAATATTACTGTGGAAGTTATTTAAGGATAAAAGAGTTAAAAGTACGATTAAGATAATGTTAGCAGGAGCAGTAGCTTACTTAGCAAGTCCAATTGATATATTTCCTGATTTTATACCTTTTATAGGTCAAATTGATGATGTAGTTATAATATTTTTTATATTAAATTGCATAATAAATGAAATACCACAAAAAATCATATTAGAAAATTGGGAAGGTAAGGAAAATATAATTCTTTTAACTAAACAATTTATAAATAACGCATCCAAAATAATTGGAACTCAAAATGTAAGTAAGCTTCTATCTTCTGTAAAAAGTTTGTTTAAAAAGAGGGGCTAA
- a CDS encoding rhomboid family intramembrane serine protease codes for MERFVKNLIEGLCRLYNFNIVEFNNAYGLIGNFGVIKKGKNNMEVIFFSDFNYRNHLDKDELKSFLKSELKCNNLSLVEVSIGSSLNLKQYNSQINPQCGLILIDVVEKNILCSDSTLKETANKLAYCMNIITTKHDNVRKKTPMPIITYVIAALNIIAYIITAYLSNNIVDSNINVLVFLGAKVNSLISQGEYYRLITCMFLHGGIIHITLNMYALVALGPLIENIYGKSKYIIIYFISGIMSSIFSFKFSPSISIGASGAIFGLLGAALIFGIKMKGRINKDYTFNIVSVIIVNLIIGFSMPNVDNFGHLGGLIGGVLTSSLLFPHVSKNLKGGESV; via the coding sequence ATGGAAAGGTTTGTTAAGAACTTAATAGAAGGTTTGTGCCGTTTATATAATTTTAATATTGTTGAATTCAATAATGCATATGGTTTAATTGGCAATTTTGGTGTAATTAAAAAAGGTAAAAATAACATGGAAGTTATATTTTTTTCAGACTTTAATTATAGAAATCATTTAGATAAAGATGAACTTAAGAGCTTTTTAAAATCTGAATTAAAATGCAATAATTTAAGCTTAGTTGAAGTTTCAATAGGAAGCAGCTTAAATTTAAAACAATATAATAGTCAAATTAATCCACAATGTGGATTAATTTTAATCGACGTTGTGGAAAAGAATATATTGTGTTCTGATTCGACTCTCAAAGAAACTGCAAATAAATTAGCTTATTGTATGAATATAATAACAACTAAACACGATAACGTGAGGAAAAAGACCCCAATGCCAATAATTACATATGTTATAGCAGCTTTAAATATAATTGCTTATATTATTACAGCTTATCTATCCAATAATATTGTAGATAGCAATATAAATGTATTGGTGTTTCTTGGAGCAAAGGTAAATAGTCTCATTTCTCAAGGAGAATATTATAGATTAATTACCTGCATGTTTTTGCACGGCGGTATCATACATATTACCTTAAACATGTATGCACTAGTTGCTTTAGGACCTCTGATTGAAAATATATATGGAAAGTCAAAATATATAATTATATATTTTATATCTGGAATAATGTCATCAATCTTTAGTTTTAAGTTTTCGCCGAGTATTTCAATTGGAGCTTCAGGAGCCATATTTGGACTGCTTGGAGCAGCTTTAATATTTGGAATTAAGATGAAAGGCAGGATAAATAAAGATTATACTTTTAACATTGTATCTGTTATAATCGTAAATTTGATTATAGGATTTTCAATGCCTAATGTTGATAACTTTGGACACTTAGGTGGATTAATTGGCGGTGTTTTAACTTCAAGTCTTTTGTTTCCGCATGTTTCGAAAAATTTAAAAGGGGGAGAAAGTGTTTAA
- a CDS encoding transglutaminase-like domain-containing protein, which yields MKHVKSAAKYVENKNLSVFKFLVISMFFSLFLLTPKMVLADSLSYKVFPTQQNISVDKPWKIMFSDNIDSASANNDSVKVEDESGNPVDIDISSGQNYIIVKPKTSYQAGKNYILYVNNIKSLKGNTLKSPGMMKFSTLSQAYDLVDTHNYKITDTFTVTSEEPTNVDLTFNLGTQSNSPYQKDLSLEVSGGNAKLTSDDSSHKKMTASAYVEPGTSVKYQATRTIQNSGIRYTKDLSKTSNDYSKFGDYSKYTSPEQNIESNSPEIKDKAAQLFNRIDNPYYKAKKAYEFVNTYMTYDQNNGNKGALNALLTGKGVCEDYAELFTALLRASGVPARVVTGYWVDSGEFSSRSTLNPSYDAHAWAEYYLPEYGWIVVEPTNAYFYNDERIVDYSYFSNLSNSSHFIEGYTSQGDDKDSTLYYSYTEGSGVKIDRETTIQILDK from the coding sequence ATGAAACATGTTAAATCAGCAGCAAAGTATGTTGAAAATAAGAATTTAAGTGTATTTAAGTTTTTAGTTATTTCAATGTTTTTTTCTTTATTTTTACTAACGCCTAAAATGGTTTTGGCAGATAGTTTGTCTTATAAGGTGTTTCCAACACAGCAAAACATATCTGTAGACAAGCCATGGAAAATAATGTTTTCAGATAATATAGATTCAGCTTCAGCAAACAATGACAGCGTCAAAGTTGAGGATGAAAGTGGAAATCCTGTTGATATTGATATAAGTTCAGGTCAAAATTACATTATTGTAAAGCCTAAGACTAGTTATCAAGCGGGAAAAAATTATATATTATATGTTAACAATATAAAATCGCTAAAGGGAAATACTTTAAAAAGTCCTGGAATGATGAAATTTTCAACCTTAAGTCAAGCTTATGATCTTGTAGATACTCATAATTATAAGATCACAGATACTTTTACAGTTACATCAGAGGAGCCTACTAATGTAGACTTGACATTTAATTTGGGAACTCAAAGCAATTCACCTTATCAAAAGGATTTGAGTTTAGAGGTTTCAGGAGGAAATGCAAAATTGACTTCTGATGATTCTTCACATAAAAAGATGACTGCATCAGCTTATGTTGAACCAGGTACTAGTGTAAAGTATCAAGCAACAAGGACAATCCAAAATAGTGGAATAAGGTATACAAAGGATTTATCAAAAACTTCTAATGATTATAGTAAATTTGGTGACTATAGTAAATATACTTCTCCAGAACAAAACATAGAAAGTAATTCACCGGAAATAAAAGACAAGGCAGCACAGCTTTTTAATAGAATAGATAATCCTTACTATAAGGCAAAAAAAGCATACGAATTTGTAAATACTTATATGACTTATGATCAAAACAATGGAAATAAGGGAGCTTTAAATGCTCTTTTAACTGGGAAAGGTGTTTGTGAGGATTATGCAGAGCTATTTACAGCTCTTTTAAGAGCATCGGGGGTTCCTGCAAGAGTTGTAACTGGGTATTGGGTTGATTCAGGAGAATTTAGCAGCAGAAGTACTTTAAATCCATCATATGATGCACATGCTTGGGCAGAGTATTATCTTCCAGAGTATGGATGGATTGTAGTTGAGCCAACCAATGCGTACTTTTATAATGATGAAAGGATTGTAGACTACAGTTACTTTTCAAACTTAAGCAATTCAAGCCATTTTATAGAAGGTTATACTTCTCAAGGGGACGATAAGGATTCAACTTTGTATTATTCGTATACTGAAGGAAGTGGAGTAAAAATAGACAGAGAAACAACTATACAAATATTGGATAAATAA
- a CDS encoding Fur family transcriptional regulator, translating into METWGEIVLETSKYLKKKGLKVTKARVNILNILLESEKAISAEYIFEECKSKNENIDLSTVYRTLELFENKNIIIRFNLDKQRYVYAIKKEHHKHILKCIMCHKRVEIDCPMQQVKQIIKNNTGFDLFDEGLKTNIEGICEECQKKVKSKNR; encoded by the coding sequence ATGGAAACTTGGGGTGAGATTGTTTTGGAAACAAGTAAGTATTTGAAGAAAAAAGGATTAAAGGTTACTAAAGCCAGAGTAAATATACTTAATATATTACTTGAGAGTGAAAAAGCAATTAGTGCTGAATATATATTTGAAGAATGTAAAAGTAAAAATGAAAATATAGATTTGTCAACGGTTTATAGAACTCTTGAATTATTTGAAAACAAGAATATAATAATACGATTTAATTTGGATAAACAAAGATATGTTTATGCAATTAAGAAAGAGCATCATAAACACATATTAAAGTGCATAATGTGTCATAAGAGGGTAGAAATAGACTGCCCTATGCAGCAAGTTAAACAGATTATTAAGAATAATACTGGTTTTGATTTATTTGATGAAGGATTAAAAACGAATATTGAAGGAATTTGCGAGGAGTGTCAAAAGAAAGTAAAAAGTAAGAATAGATAA